Proteins encoded together in one Impatiens glandulifera chromosome 1, dImpGla2.1, whole genome shotgun sequence window:
- the LOC124921897 gene encoding probable cysteine desulfurase: MLQRMESFRILEKELPKSNSGDIKITWIRSQIIGSDEEFESPFGTRLLTYADHTASGRSLSYTENYIANNVLPFYGNSHTSDSYVGQRTTKTVHEATQYVKRCLGGTDNDALIFCGSGTTAAIKRLQEVMAIAIPSPWREMVIKAMNPQERWVVFVGPYEHHSNLLSWRQSLAEVIEIGLDKDGLVDVKSLRAKLGVYQKTNRPMLGSFSACSNVTGIYSDTRALARLLHQFGAFACFDFAASGPYVEIDMRSGEIDGYDAVFLSPHKFIGGPDSPGILLMSKALYQLRNSPPSTCGGGTVDFVNPFSEKDTLYSENIEEREDAGTPPIIQKVRAALAFRVKEYIGYSNIEQKEHHYIQRAFERLLPNQNISIIGNTTAKRQAILSFLVYTTSHSDGNGLNMWSETGNIKDKPLHGPFVAKLLNDLFGIQSRGGCACAGPYGHSLLGVDEPKSLAFRAVIQKGYIGVKPGWTRISFPYYMSNEEFEFILAAVEFIAVYGQRFLHMYHFNWKTGAWSIKKKVLRESLLTHHSCCKMCSLSTANMAVAMGNDRKEQGQSDEESSGVIRKYSSYLKSAKHIASLLPKFPHKRNIPEDIEPSLVPFRV, encoded by the exons ATGCTCCAACGAATGGAATCCTTCCGGATTCTAGAGAAGGAATTACCCAAAAGCAATTCCGGCGATATAAAAATCACCTGGATCCGTTCCCAAATCATCGGCTCCGATGAAGAATTCGAATCCCCCTTTGGGACTCGCTTGCTAACATATGCTGATCACACAGCCTCAGGCCGCAGCCTTAGTTACACCGAGAATTACATCGCCAACAACGTTCTCCCTTTCTACg GTAATAGTCACACCAGCGACAGCTACGTTGGTCAACGAACAACAAAGACGGTTCACGAGGCAACCCAGTATGTAAAACGTTGTCTAGGCGGGACAGACAACGACGCCCTAATATTCTGCGGGTCCGGAACAACTGCTGCGATCAAACGGTTACAAGAGGTGATGGCGATTGCCATCCCTTCACCATGGAGAGAGATGGTGATCAAGGCGATGAACCCTCAAGAGAGATGGGTGGTGTTCGTAGGACCATACGAACATCACTCGAACCTTCTCTCATGGAGACAGAGTTTGGCTGAGGTTATTGAGATCGGGCTCGATAAAGATGGTCTGGTTGATGTTAAATCTCTTAGGGCTAAACTTGGGGTTTATCAAAAGACGAATAGGCCCATGCTTGGTTCGTTTTCGGCTTGTAGCAACGTAACCGGGATTTACTCGGACACACGAGCCCTAGCCCGACTTCTTCACCAGTTCGGTGCATTTGCTTGCTTTGACTTTGCCGCAAG TGGACCGTACGTAGAGATAGACATGAGATCGGGGGAGATAGACGGATACGACGCCGTATTCTTGAGCCCACATAAGTTCATCGGAGGGCCAGATTCGCCGGGGATATTGTTGATGAGCAAAGCACTCTACCAACTAAGAAACTCGCCGCCGTCAACTTGCGGCGGCGGCACCGTCGACTTTGTCAATCCCTTCAGCGAGAAG gatACACTATACTCGGAGAACATTGAAGAAAGAGAAGACGCGGGAACACCTCCGATAATACAAAAGGTTAGAGCGGCGTTAGCCTTTAGGGTGAAAGAATACATAGGCTATAGCAACATTGAGCAAAAGGAGCATCATTACATACAAAGAGCCTTCGAGAGGCTTCTTCCTAACCAAAACATAAGCATTATAGGCAACACCACGGCTAAGAGGCAAGCCATTCTTTCCTTCCTAGTCTACACAACTTCCCACTCCGATGGAAATGGCCTCAACATGTGGAGTGAAACCGGGAACATTAAGGATAAGCCTCTCCACGGCCCGTTTGTCGCCAAGCTCTTAAACGACCTCTTTGGCATTCAATCTCGTGGCGGTTGTGCTTGTGCCGGTCCTTATGGTCATAGCCTGCTTGGCGTCGACGAGCCCAAGTCTCTCGCTTTCAGAGCCGTCATTCAAAAG GGATACATAGGAGTGAAACCGGGATGGACAAGAATAAGTTTTCCTTACTACATGTCGAATGAAGAGTTCGAGTTCATCTTAGCCGCGGTTGAGTTCATAGCAGTTTACGGGCAGAGGTTTCTTCACATGTACCACTTCAATTGGAAAACAGGTGCCTGGTCCATAAAAAAGAAGGTGTTAAGAGAAAGTTTGCTCACGCATCACAGCTGTTGTAAGATGTGCAGCTTGTCCACAGCCAACATGGCCGTGGCAATGGGGAATGATAGGAAAGAACAAGGCCAGAGCGATGAAGAATCGTCGGGAGTGATAAGGAAATACTCGTCGTACCTTAAATCTGCAAAACATATTGCAAGTCTCCTCCCAAAGTTCCCACATAAGAGGAATATTCCAGAAGACATTGAACCGAGCTTGGTGCCTTTCCGGGTCTAG